TGTTAATCCTATCTTATGTTACGGATCATTGATAAGAGTTCAATATATTACCAATTAATTAtagcaaatattttattccaGAGATAATTGATATTCCTATGTTTATTATTCGGTTTCGCATGAAAATTGGCGTGACATGTTGATGTGTCATAACATGTTAgacaaatttgaaaactatattttcgatattttaGATTACTCACATGATATTTATCGTTTTTACTACTAATTGATGGGGCAAAAACAGTTTGGGATTTGAAGTAGAAGTACACGGTTTTAGTCTTCGGTTTTAAACCGCTAATTTCGGGTAGAAACGTGATGCTAGCATATCCaatttgaaatgatatttatgatttatcatttttataaagcTCAAGAGACATGCATTTGGCAATCTGGTGAGCCACGTCTGGTTTCGAAAAATAGATGTGGGGGTACAATTgccataaaattaataatttagagTTACATATACTTCCCCGAACACAAAAAATTGGcaagttttatcattttggatCATTATAATGTGGACCcaacaatccactaacactattatttttataatttatgatattattgataaaatagaaataattaggagtgtaattaattaccatttattttaaaatactaaatatttcgatataaaagagaaaagcTTCCAAAATAATCGTCAAGCATGGAGTTGTTGCAAGCCgatgtaattatttaattcgGGGCCCCTTGACAAagtacaaaattatataaaaagacTTCCAttcatactactactactataacaATTCTCAagtcattttaaaaaagacTAAATATGTGAATTTAAGAGGAAAAGATTCCAAATGAGCGTCAAACATAGAGTTGTTAAGAAAAGAAGTTGTTATGCCTACCAGcgatttcaatattttattcgaCGCCCCTTGATACACAagaaattatactaatataaaaagacatcctctcattttttataactaCTTTTTGAATTCAAAAGCAAAGGAGTTGTTGTCTTGTTAGCATTTGTAGACCCATTGCACAACACAAGCTACCATTACCAGCGCATACTATATTCAATGGCCGATCAGCTACACTCGAGGTTAACTCTTTGGTTGGATCGAGAATAAGTTGATTTCTgtgttttgattttcaattgatttgcGCAGGAAATATGCGGAGATTGTTTTGATTCGTCACGGCGAAACCGATTGGAATGTTGAGCGCAGAATTCAGGTACTCATGAATAAACGAATCAAGTACTCTACTAATTAATGGAAGAATGTCAAATTTTagtgtatttttattgttataattaGGGGCAGCTGGATGTTGATTTAAATGATCGTGGCAGGCAGCAGGCATTTGCTGTAAGTCATGATTCTTGTAGTGAATTTGGTTTTGATAGTATTTGATTATGAGTGAGTTTGGTTGGTGAAGGTGGCCGAGCGGCTCGGAAAGGAACCTAAGCTGAATGCAGTCTATTCTTCCGACTTGAAACGAGCATTTGACACTGCTCAGATGATAGCACAAAGCTGTGGCGTGCTTAAGGTAATGTGTATTGTGCCTTGTTTAATTAATGTGTTTGTAAAGGATTGATGATCACATATGCATTGACTGTTGTGTTTTTAGGTGATTACTGATCCAGAACTGCGAGAGAGACATCTCGGGGAGCTTCAAGGCCTTCTTTTTGTTGAAGCAGATCAAATTCAGGATCCTAAATTCACTGCTTCTAGACACAATCGTGACGCAGGAGTTCCAGTACTCTCtctttgttaaaattttaagtgttCAAGTTCAATTCTGGAATTTAGATAATGAATTGATAACGTGGGCAGGGTGGTGGAGAGAGTTATAACGAGGCGTACAACCGGTGCACGCGGGCTGTGCAGAGGATTGCAAATCAACACATAGGTAATGTAATGTATTGTATGGATTGGGTTAATTTGTCTTGTGTTTCTTACATAAAGAAGTTGTGAATAGCTAGCTATATTGATGGATGTAGGGGAGAGAGTGGTGGTAGTATCTCATGGGGCTGCCATAGAGGCAATCTCTAAGAAGGCACTTCCATCTGAAGATTTTAAGGGGAAGGTTCCAAATGCATCCATCAATGTTCTCCATGTCTCCTATCATGATTGGGCCATCAACTCCTGGGGCGATGTTACTCACCTCAAAAATTTAGGTGTTTAGCCAAGCTTCAAGCACCAAAAGTTCACTACTTCAACTTATTCACTCATGAGCAATAATAAGTTTACTTAAACAATCTTATTATAATTTGTCATTCCCAACCTTCTATTTTTCCTCATCAATATATCTACTTTGATGCAACGAATTGGTAGTTGTATCAATGAGCATGCATgaatccatttaatttgttgttacCATATTAATCCTACTACACATTGCCACCGCAAACATGAAACTTCCCTCCGTCCAGGATTAAATGTACCATGTGACtggtacgagttttaaaaaattgttttaatttatgaagaAAGATGGAGAGTAAGTGTGAGTCATACTGTTATgcactccctctgtcccaaggtACCAAGGTAgtaaaaacatttattttaggCACGAGagttaagaaattgatatacTAAAGGTTAAAACAGAGTGAATAAactatgagagagaaagagagtagaatattagagaaagaaaagtttttgctatataaggaaatgactcaactaccttaAAATATCGAATAAGACTCAACTATACCttgacggatggagtattagttttataaataaaatgttagtggaatgtgcgATGTATTATAAATGGGTCGCTCACTCTTAAAAGGACTTATAAGGGAGAGAGTTATCCATACTTATATAGACAAgttaggatcatcaccaagtcgatgtgagacaagatttaagagttttaacacgccccctgaCATGTGAACCAGAATGATCACATCAGACTTCCATGACGTCACCAAACCGAACCGGCCCGGAACCGtcaccggcggttcggaaccgtgaaccggaaccgcggtggcggttcggaaccggataGGAGTCGGCGGTTTAggcgggccggttcaggttcacGGAAAAtcaagaaccggaaccggtggTTCGccggaaaccggcggttccgaaccgccggttcggcGGTTCCGGTAGCTTTTCAGGGTTTAGGGTATAGGCATGCGGGCGTAGGCATGCCGactaagagtatatatatatactatctatttacatttataatttattggtttttacttcaactttttttatttaagtcttttgattcttttgtaatttcaattttcaacatttgtatttgtaatatcgACATTCACATATCGTTCAAATTTGTATGATTGTATGattgtttcaataaaattccaattgttCCAACTCCAATGTCGACTTCTACTCCatttgtcaattgtcattctcgttgtatttatttattcgataGTACAAGACTACAACTACACCTACAACTATACAATTAGTACTATAccggaattaaaaaaaaaaaaaaaaaatcggcaTTGAACCGGCggtccgaaccggaaccgccccggaaccggcccggaaccgtctggaaaccgccggttttgaACCGGCTTGGAACCGTGactgaaccggaaccggaaccggaaccgcctgACCCTAggcgggccggttcaggttccatatttttttgaaccggaaccggcggttccgaaccgggaaccggcggttcatgaaccgtggTGACGTCTACTTCCATCAtgtgggtaggcaagagaagagataaagagataaaaggccttttaagggggcgtgatggaagtccgatgtgtcatttCGGCTCACACATGAGGGAGCGTGTTAGAACTATTaaatcttgtcccacatcgacttggtgatgatcctatctCATCTATATAAGgatggataaccctccccttATAAGACCTTTTAAGGGATAAGTGACCAATTTCTAATACGATGCACTtactaaaatatattactcccccgtccctgattaattgtcactcttttccatttcggtctgtTCATCAATAATTGTCACCCActtaactcacattttattataaaattaataaaaagtgggccacacattccactaatttttataaccaacatttctttacatttcttaaaactcgtgtccgatCAAAGAGTGATaattaatcggggacggagggagtacatgatACATAATTTATTGCTAGTTTGAAGTTTTAAGGTATGATTTCATCGATGTTGCTTATTGATTGAATGGTGGCGATTGATTATGAGTCTATGACAAATCAATATCCATACCGAAGAAATTGTGCAAACATATTCCAACATTAAGTACTGAAATTTTCAGTTCGTAGAAGTTGAGTAAGATAATCGCAAATGAGGggtgcaaaataaaatgtgcaaattaatttttttttatatgctaCGTTAACgtgatgtcaaaattttactCCATAACTAATCCTCGTAACTAAATCATTTTGAACTTATATTAgcatttcataaataatttttttatattaatccGTTAATTAAAGGGGAATGAGAAAGAACCGAGTAATGCGTTCTCATGTTAGAAACGCTATGTTTTCGGAtgttttctacttttctttaGGTTTTTACATCGTACttttttaaatctatataatttGACGTAGCATTCTCATTTACatattggaattaaaaatataaaggaaacTAAATTGaacttcaaataatttaaagtataaattttacttaatttgatttttttatcaaaagacttaaaatataaagtactttaatgtttaatatttattttgaaataaattaaaatttaataaccaatttgatataaatattgtactcCACTTATGATAATTGTTCAAAATTTTGcgttataaatttatatacatttatttatgaatattttgaatttatatttcatatcgGTAAGTGTTTCCCGCAAGTGGAATTCTTTGGGAGTTTGAATGGCTGTCGACAAATCCAATAAACCGATCATCGTCGATATCTCTTCTTCCGACGAATCAAATTCGCCTCCTTCCGATTCTGATTTCGACGCCACTGAAGTGATTAGTTCGTCTACTTCCTGGTATTTTTCgctatttttccttttgatgGTCAGTGCAGATGCTATATTGCATACATTACCTTTTTGGATAGGTTTTGCGATTGTCGTATTTCCTTTTGTGATTTTCTTCCTACTCTTGCCTCAGCGATGATGTTAttgatgatgattttgattggaGAGAGGGGAATTATTCACAAGATGAAGACAAGGCTAAACTCCGGGGATATGACGATAAACCTAATGCGGAGTCCATGTACAACAAGGTCATTCATTTTATTCGAGGTTTGTGAtgttttgtttcctttttatgATTTAGAAATTGTAATGTCACTTGTGAAGTTATAAATCGAGGatagttgaaattataaatagacaaaaattgtaaatgatacgagttttaatgcgcaataggtaaagtaagagagggagGGAAAAGATGGTGGAAATAGTGTTAGTAGATTGTGGGGTCCAGATTTAGATTGATGTGTAGGGTAGGTTGGTTTTTGTTTAAAgcttttcatatttagaattGGTCTGATTTTAGTGGAcggaaaaaaaatggtaaaattagtctatttctggtggacggaggtagtatgtGATGAGAAAATGTGGTTTATTGGTTGTGTTTTCTGTAGGGAGAAGTGATATGCAAGAACTAAGATTGGACGAATGTAAAGCCTACCTTCGAAGGCATAATTTGAGGCTATCGGGGAATAAAGAAGAGTGCATAGCAAGGATCGAGGAGCACTCGAAGTTAGTTTTATATCTCAAAGCATTCTCGATTGTTTGTTGAGTCTTTTTTCGtgttagtgatttttttttaaaaaaatttgctGTGCTTTTAACATTTGAATGAGCAGGTAGGTTATGCCCGATTGCATCTTTGGCATATCCCATCCTTGGAACCTCTCGCCTTTCGTTTCTTTGATAGTATAGGGCCATGTTATGAAGATAAAGACCATTTCAAGGAAAATTTAGGCTTTTTCTGCAGTCTGTTTTCCTAATTTACCCTATAAGAAAGAATGAGAAACTAGGCATGAGAAGGATtagattaaaatgcttaaatgAGTTAAACTCTTTCGTATAAGACATCTTCTATTAGGTTAGATGCATAAAAATCGTTCAGTTGGAGATAGATAAGTATCTCACTTGAATTTGAATCATATGAAATGAATGTTGCAGCAGAAGGAACACATAAAACTAGATTTGATTCTCTTGGTCTTCTGTGAAGAGCTTTCCCAAGGCCTTTTGTGTATAACGAGGCTTTTGACATTGGTTGAAGAGGATTGATCCTATATGTGGTTGTTGCTCTTCCTTATATCTGCCATATTTATATCATCCACTCTTGTTCAGAGGGTGAGTTATCCTTCAATAGAATGATAAGACATGGAGTAAGCTATTCTTAGAAATATTCTCAAAATTAAGCTAGGGGTTTTCTTTTAGCTAAACTGTACACAGATTGTCAAGTCTAACTCATGTGTAGGCTGTTTTATCTCTGCCTTATTTTTgaaatgcagaaaatgaacaaatttaaatggggcattttgaaattttcttcCCAAGGCCTATTTGAACCATCTCATTCTtctttttaaagttttgaatTAGAGCTTTTCTACAGTATGAATATGTGAAGGTTCTGTGGTATCTTATGACACAAATACTGATGATTATGTACCTTTTGTCCAATAACTACCAACAGGAAAACAAAACCAAGCACTACTAACATTCATGTTTCCTCAGAAAAACAAACTACAGTACAATTGTGCCTACATGTGCACACTTTTGGACATACCCAGAGTTAAAAAACACATTTGTTAAATGCATATTGTCATTTTCGATTCGTGGTTGGCACCTTGGAGTTTGAGCTTATTGAAATACTTCAAGTATTATTAATGCTTGCATCTCTATATTATCCATGATTTAGTTTCTGTTTGGTTTTGAAGAATAATCCAGCATGAATTTTCTTCACAGGTTGAAAGATGGAAGTGGTGAAGTATTCTATCCCCGAAGATCATTTATCATTAACTGCACCGGTACTTCTTCTCAACCCGTACATTTTTCTGACTTATCTGGAAACTTGTTCTATCTGATTTAATTCACATTTAATTCACACTTTGCTGAATTTCTTCTTTGCAGGTGATGTATGCCAGGGAGATACTGTTTTATTCCATCAGAAAGTACATCGAATGTATTCAATCGTAATTTAAATGCTGTTCTTAATGGTTTGTTCAATTTGATCTGTGTTGATGCATGCATTTCTTGGAACAGGTCCGGCAAAGGCGCAAGAAACAGAACTACAGGAAGGAGGACTGTTGCTGGGAGGGTTATCAAGGAAAGTTATGGCGCTACTAGACAACAACACACTTTCACGGTAAAACTACTTTTGATTGGTTGAGTTGTGAGGGATGGTAAATGAAGGAGGTCAATCGCGGTGAAATTACCTTTATCTTTTTGTGAtcttcattttcctttccGCTAATACACTTCTGTCCCTTCCTTTTTCAAATGAAGCCAGGTCGAAGTGCTCTGGAGCCG
The genomic region above belongs to Salvia hispanica cultivar TCC Black 2014 chromosome 3, UniMelb_Shisp_WGS_1.0, whole genome shotgun sequence and contains:
- the LOC125216498 gene encoding zinc finger CCCH domain-containing protein 62-like, with translation MAVDKSNKPIIVDISSSDESNSPPSDSDFDATEVISSSTSCDDVIDDDFDWREGNYSQDEDKAKLRGYDDKPNAESMYNKVIHFIRGRSDMQELRLDECKAYLRRHNLRLSGNKEECIARIEEHSKLKDGSGEVFYPRRSFIINCTGDVCQGDTVLFHQKVHRMSGKGARNRTTGRRTVAGRVIKESYGATRQQHTFTVEVLWSRGDKKLDPLFPLLVKGRNLYRMKTFRQPWKNEKERVKFFLKSTDEETQQELLELRGGTSH
- the LOC125216782 gene encoding phosphoglycerate mutase-like protein 4 produces the protein MADQLHSRKYAEIVLIRHGETDWNVERRIQGQLDVDLNDRGRQQAFAVAERLGKEPKLNAVYSSDLKRAFDTAQMIAQSCGVLKVITDPELRERHLGELQGLLFVEADQIQDPKFTASRHNRDAGVPGGGESYNEAYNRCTRAVQRIANQHIGERVVVVSHGAAIEAISKKALPSEDFKGKVPNASINVLHVSYHDWAINSWGDVTHLKNLGV